A portion of the Streptomyces coeruleoprunus genome contains these proteins:
- a CDS encoding STAS domain-containing protein: MDLSLSTRNVSGPSGDRTVVEVGGEIDVYTAPKLREQLVELVNDGSYHLVVDMEGVDFLDSTGLGVLVGGLKRVRAHEGSLRLVCNQERILKIFRITGLTKVFPIHTTVDEAVAATD, encoded by the coding sequence GTGGACCTGTCCCTGTCGACTCGCAATGTGTCCGGCCCCAGTGGCGACCGTACGGTCGTCGAGGTCGGTGGCGAGATTGATGTGTATACCGCGCCCAAGCTGCGCGAGCAGTTGGTCGAGTTGGTCAACGACGGCAGCTACCACCTGGTCGTCGACATGGAGGGCGTGGACTTCCTCGACTCGACCGGACTCGGCGTTCTCGTCGGCGGCCTGAAGCGGGTGCGTGCCCACGAGGGCTCGCTCCGTCTGGTCTGCAACCAGGAGCGCATTCTCAAGATCTTCCGGATCACGGGTCTGACCAAGGTGTTCCCGATTCACACCACGGTCGACGAGGCCGTCGCGGCCACCGACTGA
- a CDS encoding alpha/beta hydrolase — MRSRRLLRTSTLTAAAFGLFLAGCADGGPAPTARASASTSSASGAARGSAASAVSAAALKPYYAQRLIWRDCGVPGFQCATLRAPLDYADPGAGQVKLAVARIKATGPGKRLGSLLVNPGGPGGSAVGYLQGYAGIAYPAPVRARYDMVAVDPRGVARSEPVRCLDGPRMDAYTQVDQTPDDQRETDLLAASYTSFAKGCAKKSGRILPHVSTVEAARDMDILRAVLGDRKLTYVGASYGTFLGATYAELFPGRTGRLVLDGAMDPSLNMAELNRDQTAGFETAFRSFAADCVRQSGCPLGTDSTADAAARLKAFFDRLDRAPVPAGESRRLGESLATTGVIAAMYDEAAWPQLRDALTQAMGGDGSGLLALADSYYEREPDGTYSNLMFANAAVNCLDQPPAFTAPAAVRSAVPSFEKASPVFGRGLAWASLNCAYWPAKASGVPHRIEARGAAPIVVVGTTRDPATPYKWARSLAGQLASGTLLTYEGDGHTAYGRGSDCVDTAINTYLLEGTPPPPGKRCR, encoded by the coding sequence ATGCGCTCCCGCCGTCTGCTCCGTACGTCCACGCTCACCGCCGCCGCGTTCGGCCTGTTCCTCGCGGGCTGCGCCGACGGCGGGCCCGCCCCCACCGCCCGGGCCTCGGCATCCACCTCGTCCGCCTCCGGCGCCGCCCGGGGCTCGGCCGCCTCCGCCGTCTCGGCGGCCGCGCTCAAGCCGTACTACGCACAGCGGCTCATCTGGCGGGACTGCGGGGTGCCCGGCTTCCAGTGCGCCACCCTGAGAGCCCCGCTCGACTACGCCGATCCCGGTGCCGGGCAGGTGAAGCTGGCCGTCGCCCGCATCAAGGCCACGGGGCCGGGCAAGCGCCTCGGGTCGCTGCTGGTGAACCCGGGCGGGCCGGGCGGCTCGGCCGTGGGCTACCTCCAGGGGTACGCGGGGATCGCGTACCCGGCGCCCGTGCGGGCCCGGTACGACATGGTGGCCGTCGACCCGCGCGGCGTGGCCCGCAGCGAGCCGGTGCGGTGCCTCGACGGGCCGCGCATGGACGCGTACACCCAGGTCGACCAGACTCCGGACGACCAGCGTGAGACGGACCTGCTCGCGGCCTCGTACACATCCTTCGCGAAGGGGTGCGCGAAGAAGTCCGGCCGGATCCTCCCGCACGTCTCCACCGTCGAGGCGGCCCGCGACATGGACATCCTGCGGGCGGTGCTGGGCGACCGGAAGCTGACGTACGTGGGGGCCTCGTACGGCACGTTCCTCGGCGCCACGTACGCCGAGCTGTTCCCCGGCCGGACCGGCCGCCTGGTCCTGGACGGGGCGATGGACCCGTCCCTGAACATGGCGGAGCTCAACCGGGATCAGACGGCGGGCTTCGAGACGGCGTTCCGGTCCTTCGCCGCCGACTGCGTCCGGCAGTCCGGCTGCCCCCTCGGCACGGATTCCACGGCGGACGCCGCGGCACGCCTCAAGGCGTTCTTCGACCGCCTCGACCGCGCGCCCGTCCCGGCCGGCGAGTCCCGGCGGCTCGGCGAATCGCTCGCCACGACGGGCGTGATCGCCGCGATGTACGACGAGGCGGCCTGGCCGCAGTTGCGCGACGCCCTGACGCAGGCCATGGGCGGCGACGGCTCGGGGCTGCTCGCCCTGGCCGACAGCTACTACGAGCGGGAGCCCGACGGCACGTACTCGAACCTCATGTTCGCCAACGCCGCCGTGAACTGCCTGGACCAGCCGCCCGCCTTCACGGCCCCGGCGGCGGTGCGCTCGGCCGTGCCGTCCTTCGAGAAGGCCTCGCCCGTGTTCGGCCGTGGTCTGGCCTGGGCCTCGCTGAACTGCGCGTACTGGCCCGCGAAGGCCAGCGGCGTCCCGCACCGCATCGAGGCGAGGGGCGCGGCGCCGATCGTCGTGGTCGGCACCACACGCGATCCGGCCACCCCCTACAAGTGGGCCAGGTCCCTCGCCGGCCAGCTGGCCTCCGGCACCCTGCTGACGTACGAGGGCGACGGGCACACGGCGTACGGGCGCGGCAGCGACTGCGTCGACACCGCGATCAACACCTACCTCCTGGAGGGCACGCCCCCACCGCCCGGCAAGCGCTGCCGCTGA
- a CDS encoding DNA polymerase III subunit delta': MPVWDDLVGQDRIQAQLAAAARDADALVTAVVSGTAPPDASKMTHAWLFTGPPGAGRDTAARAFAAALQCVSPDRALGGEPGCGFCDGCHTALVGTHADVEVVRTDLLSIGVKETRDLVRRAQLSPAGGRWQVIVLEDADRLTEGAGNVLLKAVEEPAPRTVWLLCAPSLEDVLPTIRSRCRHLTLRTPPVDAVADVLVRRDGIEPEAAAVAARATQGHIDRARRLATDERARARRAAVLKLPLRVQDVGGCLKAAQELVDAAAEDAKQLAEETDVKETEELKAALGAAQGGRMPRGTAGVMKDLEDRQKRRRTRTQRDSLDLALSDLTGFYRDVLALQLGSRAALANEDVRDALDRIAQGSTPESTLRRIEAVLACREALDRNVAPLLAVEAMTMALRGG; the protein is encoded by the coding sequence ATGCCCGTATGGGACGACCTGGTCGGCCAGGACCGGATCCAGGCGCAGCTGGCCGCCGCCGCCCGGGACGCGGACGCGCTCGTCACCGCCGTCGTGAGCGGCACGGCCCCGCCCGACGCCTCCAAGATGACCCACGCCTGGCTGTTCACCGGCCCTCCCGGTGCCGGCCGGGACACCGCCGCACGGGCCTTCGCCGCCGCCCTGCAGTGCGTCAGCCCCGACCGGGCGCTGGGCGGGGAGCCCGGCTGCGGGTTCTGCGACGGTTGTCACACGGCTCTCGTCGGGACGCACGCCGATGTGGAGGTCGTCCGCACCGACCTGCTCTCCATCGGCGTCAAGGAGACCCGCGACCTCGTCCGCAGGGCCCAGCTGTCCCCGGCGGGCGGCCGCTGGCAGGTCATCGTCCTGGAGGACGCCGACCGCCTCACCGAAGGGGCGGGCAACGTCCTGCTGAAGGCGGTCGAGGAGCCCGCGCCCCGCACGGTGTGGCTGCTGTGCGCGCCCTCCCTGGAGGACGTGCTGCCCACGATCCGCTCCCGCTGCCGCCACCTCACGCTGCGCACCCCGCCGGTCGACGCCGTCGCCGACGTCCTCGTACGGCGCGACGGCATCGAGCCGGAGGCCGCGGCCGTCGCCGCGCGCGCCACGCAGGGCCACATCGACCGGGCCCGCAGGCTCGCCACCGACGAGCGCGCCCGTGCCCGCAGGGCCGCCGTGCTGAAGCTGCCCCTGCGCGTCCAGGACGTCGGCGGTTGCCTCAAGGCCGCCCAGGAACTCGTCGACGCCGCCGCCGAGGACGCCAAGCAGCTCGCCGAGGAGACCGACGTCAAGGAGACCGAGGAGCTGAAGGCGGCGCTCGGCGCCGCGCAGGGCGGCCGTATGCCGCGCGGCACCGCGGGCGTGATGAAGGACCTGGAGGACCGGCAGAAGCGCCGCAGGACCCGTACGCAGCGCGACAGCCTGGACCTCGCGCTCAGCGACCTGACGGGCTTCTACCGGGACGTGCTCGCGCTCCAGCTCGGCTCCCGCGCGGCCCTGGCCAACGAGGACGTCCGCGACGCGCTCGACCGCATCGCCCAGGGCTCGACCCCCGAGAGCACGCTGCGCCGCATAGAAGCCGTCCTCGCCTGCCGCGAGGCCCTGGACCGGAACGTGGCGCCGCTGCTGGCGGTGGAGGCGATGACCATGGCACTGCGCGGCGGATAG
- a CDS encoding small secreted protein — translation MNKKLAAALSGGAVLVLALSGCSDDGDDDGKVDAWAKTFCDQAQPQFQKRADANQTIISTAADGKPADIQTADSKAFQDIADTNKALAKAVQNAGVPPVENGEKLQQDAVKELNSTATAYEGLRKQVDALDPKNQQNFADGLKGVADGLKKIEKMDQDALAKLRSGQLGQAMAKQPGCQTATPSVRPTVTKSPAGGGSVPSAAASGAASAPASRAASAGASASASGKSA, via the coding sequence GTGAACAAGAAGCTTGCGGCCGCACTGTCCGGCGGTGCGGTACTGGTGCTCGCCCTGTCGGGCTGCAGCGACGACGGCGACGACGACGGCAAGGTGGACGCCTGGGCGAAGACGTTCTGCGACCAGGCGCAACCGCAGTTCCAGAAGAGGGCCGACGCCAACCAGACCATCATCTCGACCGCTGCGGACGGCAAGCCCGCGGACATCCAGACCGCGGACTCGAAGGCGTTCCAGGACATCGCCGACACGAACAAGGCGCTGGCCAAGGCCGTGCAGAACGCCGGTGTCCCGCCCGTCGAGAACGGCGAGAAGCTCCAGCAGGACGCGGTCAAGGAACTCAACTCCACCGCCACCGCCTACGAGGGCCTGCGCAAGCAGGTCGACGCCCTCGACCCCAAGAACCAGCAGAACTTCGCCGACGGCCTCAAGGGCGTGGCGGACGGCCTGAAGAAGATCGAGAAGATGGACCAGGACGCCCTGGCCAAGCTTCGCTCCGGACAGCTCGGCCAGGCCATGGCCAAGCAGCCCGGCTGCCAGACGGCCACGCCCTCCGTCCGGCCGACCGTGACGAAGAGCCCCGCCGGCGGCGGCTCCGTCCCGTCCGCGGCGGCCTCGGGCGCGGCATCCGCCCCGGCCTCGCGCGCCGCCTCGGCCGGCGCCTCCGCCTCCGCGAGCGGCAAGTCCGCGTAG
- the tmk gene encoding dTMP kinase: protein MTRAEQPTVLGHTSDSEASDAALAADSRERAVRALLRNQPLKRLWSAQLVGGIGDALALLVLILLAVQAAVAEETFGAGVRGAAFAVAAAFGARVLSTLLFGAVLLGPMTSLTAPSGPLDRRWTMIGADGVRLALLVVAPLWIVWTPAQSVVLVLVTVFLAGAAERLWTVAKEGAAPALLPAPPLEGAAVRPLPDHLGALRRLSLRTNFAAIPVAAAGLLVTSLVGSLLAKGVDWFGAHQAALGSYAAAGLFAASISLLYFLELPDAQTPRPRSPLEGLRRPSKGDGLEKGRTAAIPLLVLACASVASAIAAAAAVAVLHAAELGGGPAGYALLVLALVGGTGLGIRGAVAVLPALSRRRLLALTIAVTGILLLAMGLVPDTATVLFLALGAGFTAGVAANTGHSLIDQETEEFRRPRLTEHLQAVVRVAIGLGALAAPLLAAAIGPHRLASGDFVFAHGGAAFTLMLAGALLLPVAALVLAKTDDRSGVPLRRDLRDALRGADPVQAPATTGFFIAIEGGDGAGKSTQVAALAEWIRAKGHEVVVTREPGATPIGKRLRSILLDVSSAGLSHRAEALLYAADRAEHVDSLVRPALERGAVVISDRYIDSSVAYQGAGRDLSPTEIARISRWATDGLVPHLTVLLDVSPETARERFTEAPDRLESEPAEFHRRVRAGFLALAAADPARYLVVDAGQEPEAVTTVVRHRLDQVLPLSEAELKAQEEARRAAEEEARRKAEEEAARKAEEERLERERQEQLARLRAEEEERKRREEEEAKRREAERQAEEARQRAAEARRLAEEERRRREAEEKARQEEQERLRKQAEEEARLRAEAEERRREKQRKAEEALLRAEEARRQAAAEAAEAAAAAEAAAAARAAASPTVSPHDVTVPTPVVHPDDITQTVPTPRIDLRKDEPASAAEETQRINMRKDEPAPGTPAQDRPASAAEETQRLNMRKEDLPPADASADLAETAVLPPVRGENPADRVPPGFFRDEVSGAGQDAAGAEDRTRELPQVDDRGRPRPRPDWAEETPLDDLPTLADELLGPHDDEDDRRGRGGRGRR from the coding sequence ATGACGCGAGCCGAGCAGCCTACGGTCTTGGGCCACACCTCAGACTCCGAAGCCTCCGACGCCGCACTCGCCGCGGACTCCCGCGAGCGCGCCGTCCGGGCGCTGCTGCGCAACCAGCCGCTGAAGCGGCTGTGGAGCGCACAGCTCGTCGGCGGAATCGGCGACGCCCTCGCCCTGCTCGTGCTGATCCTGCTGGCCGTGCAGGCGGCCGTCGCCGAGGAGACCTTCGGTGCCGGAGTGCGCGGTGCCGCCTTCGCGGTCGCCGCCGCGTTCGGCGCCCGTGTGCTCTCCACGCTGCTCTTCGGCGCCGTGCTGCTCGGGCCGATGACCTCGCTCACCGCGCCGAGCGGCCCCCTCGACCGGCGCTGGACCATGATCGGCGCGGACGGCGTACGGCTCGCGCTGCTCGTCGTCGCCCCCCTGTGGATCGTCTGGACGCCGGCCCAGTCCGTCGTCCTCGTCCTGGTCACGGTGTTCCTGGCCGGGGCCGCCGAGCGGCTGTGGACCGTCGCGAAGGAGGGCGCCGCACCGGCCCTGCTGCCGGCCCCGCCCCTGGAGGGCGCGGCCGTGCGGCCGCTCCCCGACCACCTGGGCGCCCTGCGCCGCCTCTCGCTGCGGACCAACTTCGCGGCCATCCCCGTCGCGGCCGCGGGCCTGCTCGTCACGTCCCTCGTCGGAAGCCTGCTGGCCAAGGGCGTGGACTGGTTCGGCGCGCACCAGGCCGCGCTCGGCTCGTACGCCGCCGCCGGACTGTTCGCCGCGTCGATCTCCCTCCTGTACTTCCTGGAGCTGCCCGACGCGCAGACTCCGCGCCCCCGCTCGCCGTTGGAGGGACTGCGCCGCCCGTCCAAGGGCGACGGCCTGGAGAAGGGCCGCACCGCGGCCATACCGCTGCTCGTCCTCGCCTGCGCCTCCGTCGCCTCGGCCATCGCGGCCGCCGCGGCCGTCGCCGTGCTGCACGCCGCGGAGCTGGGCGGCGGCCCCGCCGGGTACGCCCTGCTGGTCCTCGCCCTGGTCGGCGGCACGGGCCTCGGCATCCGCGGCGCCGTCGCCGTCCTGCCCGCCCTGTCCCGGCGACGGCTGCTCGCCCTCACGATCGCCGTCACCGGGATCCTCCTGCTCGCCATGGGCCTGGTGCCCGACACGGCGACGGTGCTGTTCCTCGCGCTCGGCGCCGGCTTCACCGCGGGCGTCGCCGCGAACACCGGGCACAGCCTGATCGACCAGGAGACCGAGGAGTTCCGCCGGCCGCGCCTCACCGAGCACCTCCAGGCGGTCGTCCGCGTCGCGATCGGCCTCGGCGCGCTCGCCGCCCCGCTGCTGGCCGCCGCCATCGGCCCGCACCGCCTGGCCAGCGGCGACTTCGTCTTCGCGCACGGCGGCGCCGCCTTCACGCTGATGCTGGCCGGCGCGCTGCTGCTGCCCGTCGCGGCCCTCGTCCTCGCCAAGACCGACGACCGGTCCGGCGTCCCGCTCCGCCGCGACCTGCGCGACGCGCTGCGCGGCGCGGACCCGGTGCAGGCGCCCGCCACGACCGGATTCTTCATCGCCATCGAGGGCGGCGACGGCGCCGGCAAGTCCACGCAGGTCGCCGCGCTCGCCGAGTGGATCAGGGCCAAGGGCCACGAAGTGGTCGTCACCCGCGAGCCCGGCGCGACGCCCATCGGCAAGCGCCTGCGGTCGATCCTGCTCGACGTGTCGTCGGCCGGCCTGTCGCACCGCGCCGAGGCCCTGCTGTACGCGGCGGACCGGGCCGAGCACGTCGACTCGCTGGTCCGCCCGGCCCTGGAGCGCGGCGCCGTCGTCATCTCCGACCGGTACATCGACTCGTCGGTCGCCTACCAGGGCGCCGGCCGGGACCTCTCGCCGACCGAGATCGCCCGGATCTCCCGCTGGGCGACGGACGGCCTCGTGCCGCACCTGACCGTGCTGCTCGACGTCTCGCCGGAGACCGCCCGCGAACGCTTCACGGAGGCGCCGGACCGTCTGGAGTCCGAGCCGGCCGAGTTCCACCGGCGCGTACGGGCCGGGTTCCTCGCGCTCGCCGCCGCCGACCCCGCCCGGTACCTCGTGGTCGACGCGGGCCAGGAGCCGGAGGCGGTCACCACCGTCGTACGGCACCGGCTCGACCAGGTGCTGCCGCTGTCCGAGGCCGAGCTCAAGGCGCAGGAGGAAGCGCGCCGGGCCGCCGAGGAGGAGGCCCGCCGCAAGGCCGAGGAGGAGGCGGCGCGGAAGGCCGAGGAGGAGCGCCTGGAGCGCGAGCGCCAGGAGCAGCTCGCCCGGCTGCGCGCCGAGGAGGAGGAGCGCAAGCGCCGCGAGGAGGAGGAAGCCAAGCGGCGCGAGGCCGAGCGCCAGGCCGAGGAGGCCCGGCAGCGGGCGGCCGAGGCACGCCGTCTCGCCGAGGAGGAGCGCCGCCGCCGCGAGGCCGAGGAGAAGGCCCGCCAGGAGGAGCAGGAGCGGCTGCGCAAGCAGGCCGAGGAGGAGGCCCGGCTGCGGGCCGAGGCCGAGGAGCGGCGCCGCGAGAAGCAGCGCAAGGCCGAGGAGGCGCTGCTGCGCGCCGAGGAGGCCCGGCGTCAGGCGGCGGCCGAGGCGGCGGAGGCGGCTGCGGCGGCGGAGGCGGCTGCGGCCGCCCGGGCCGCGGCGTCGCCCACCGTGTCCCCGCACGACGTGACCGTGCCGACGCCCGTCGTGCACCCCGACGACATCACGCAGACCGTGCCGACCCCGCGGATCGACCTGCGCAAGGACGAGCCGGCGTCGGCGGCCGAGGAGACCCAGCGCATCAACATGCGCAAGGACGAGCCCGCGCCCGGCACGCCGGCGCAGGACCGGCCCGCGTCGGCGGCGGAGGAGACCCAGCGCCTCAACATGCGCAAGGAGGACCTGCCGCCCGCCGACGCCTCCGCGGACCTGGCCGAGACGGCCGTGCTCCCGCCCGTACGGGGCGAGAACCCGGCCGACCGGGTGCCGCCGGGCTTCTTCCGCGACGAGGTATCGGGCGCCGGACAGGACGCGGCGGGCGCCGAGGACCGCACGCGTGAGCTGCCCCAGGTCGACGACCGGGGCAGGCCGAGGCCCCGGCCGGACTGGGCGGAGGAGACCCCGCTCGACGACCTGCCGACGCTGGCCGACGAACTGCTCGGCCCGCACGACGACGAGGACGACCGGCGCGGACGCGGGGGGCGGGGGCGCCGCTGA
- the topA gene encoding type I DNA topoisomerase: MSPTSETAQGGRRLVIVESPAKAKTIKGYLGPGYVVEASVGHIRDLPNGAAEVPEKYTGEVRRLGVDVEHDFQPVYVVNADKKAQVRKLKEQLAESDELYLATDEDREGEAIAWHLLEVLKPKVPVHRMVFHEITKDAIQQAVANPRQLNKRMVDAQETRRILDRLYGYEVSPVLWKKVMPRLSAGRVQSVATRLVVERERERIAFRSAEYWDLTGIFGTGRAGDPSDPATFTARLNTVDGRRVAQGRDFGPDGRLKSDQVLHLDEANARALAAALADTAFAVRSVESKPYRRSPYAPFRTTTLQQEASRKLGFGAKATMQIAQKLYENGFITYMRTDSTTLSDTAVAAARAQVTQLYGADYLPDAPRTYAGKVKNAQEAHEAIRPSGDRFRTPAETGLTGDQFRLYELIWKRTVASQMKDAVGNSVTVKIGGRAADGRDAEFTASGKTITFHGFMKAYVEGADDPNAELDDRERRLPQVAEGDALTAEEITADGHATKPPARYTEASLVKELEEREIGRPSTYASIIGTILERGYVFKKGTALVPSFLSFAVVNLLEKHFGRLVDYDFTAKMEDDLDRIARGEAQAVPWLKRFYFGEGTGAGGAAEAGNGDGDHLGGLKELVTDLGAIDAREISSFPVGNDIVLRVGRYGPYIERGEKDGEGHQRADVPTDLAPDELSVEYAEELLAKPSGEFELGTDPATGHQIVAKDGRYGPYVTEILPEGTPKTGKNAVKPRTASLFKSMSLDTVTLEDALKLMSLPRVVGTDAEGVEITAQNGRYGPYLKKGTDSRSLESEDQLFTITLEEALAIYAQPKVRGRAAAKPPLKELGNDPVSERPVVVKDGRFGPYVTDGETNATLRSGDSVETITPERGFELLAEKRAKGPAKKTAKKAVKKAPAKKTAAKKTTAAKTTTAKKTAAKKTTATARAASEE; encoded by the coding sequence TTGTCCCCGACAAGCGAGACCGCACAGGGCGGCCGCCGACTCGTCATCGTCGAGTCGCCTGCCAAGGCGAAGACGATCAAGGGCTACCTCGGCCCCGGCTACGTCGTCGAGGCGAGCGTCGGGCACATCCGCGACCTCCCGAACGGCGCCGCGGAGGTGCCCGAGAAGTACACCGGCGAGGTCCGCCGCCTCGGCGTGGACGTCGAACACGACTTCCAGCCCGTCTACGTCGTCAACGCCGACAAAAAAGCCCAGGTCAGGAAGTTGAAGGAGCAGCTCGCCGAGTCCGACGAGCTCTACCTCGCCACTGACGAGGACCGCGAGGGCGAGGCCATCGCCTGGCACCTCCTGGAGGTCCTCAAGCCCAAGGTCCCCGTCCACCGGATGGTCTTCCACGAGATCACCAAGGACGCGATCCAGCAGGCCGTCGCCAACCCGCGCCAGCTGAACAAGCGCATGGTCGACGCCCAGGAGACCCGCCGTATCCTCGACCGCCTCTACGGCTACGAGGTCTCGCCGGTCCTGTGGAAGAAGGTCATGCCCCGGCTGTCGGCCGGCCGTGTCCAGTCCGTCGCCACCCGGCTCGTCGTCGAGCGGGAGCGCGAGCGCATCGCCTTCCGCTCCGCCGAGTACTGGGACCTGACCGGCATCTTCGGCACCGGCCGCGCCGGCGACCCGTCCGACCCGGCCACCTTCACGGCCCGGCTCAACACGGTCGACGGCCGCCGCGTCGCCCAGGGCCGCGACTTCGGTCCGGACGGCCGGCTCAAGTCCGACCAGGTCCTGCACCTGGACGAGGCGAACGCCCGCGCCCTGGCCGCCGCGCTCGCCGACACGGCCTTCGCCGTCCGCTCGGTCGAGTCGAAGCCGTACCGCCGCTCCCCGTACGCGCCCTTCCGCACCACCACCCTCCAGCAGGAGGCGAGCCGCAAGCTCGGCTTCGGCGCGAAGGCGACGATGCAGATCGCGCAGAAGCTGTACGAGAACGGCTTCATCACCTACATGCGTACGGACTCCACGACGCTGTCCGACACGGCCGTCGCCGCGGCCCGCGCGCAGGTCACGCAGCTGTACGGCGCCGACTACCTGCCGGACGCGCCGCGCACGTACGCCGGGAAGGTCAAGAACGCGCAGGAGGCGCACGAGGCGATCCGGCCTTCGGGTGATCGTTTCCGCACGCCCGCCGAGACCGGACTGACCGGCGACCAGTTCAGGCTGTACGAGCTGATCTGGAAGCGGACCGTCGCCTCCCAGATGAAGGACGCCGTCGGCAACTCCGTCACCGTCAAGATCGGCGGCCGTGCCGCCGACGGCCGGGACGCCGAGTTCACCGCCTCCGGCAAGACGATCACCTTCCACGGCTTCATGAAGGCCTACGTGGAGGGCGCCGACGACCCGAACGCCGAGCTGGACGACCGCGAGCGCCGTCTGCCGCAGGTGGCCGAGGGCGACGCGCTGACCGCCGAGGAGATCACGGCGGACGGCCACGCCACCAAGCCGCCGGCCCGCTACACCGAAGCGTCGCTGGTCAAGGAGCTGGAGGAGCGCGAGATCGGCCGCCCGTCGACGTACGCGTCGATCATCGGCACGATCCTGGAGCGCGGCTACGTCTTCAAGAAGGGCACGGCGCTCGTCCCGTCGTTCCTCTCCTTCGCCGTGGTCAACCTGCTGGAGAAGCACTTCGGCCGGCTCGTCGACTACGACTTCACCGCCAAGATGGAGGACGACCTCGACCGCATCGCGCGCGGTGAGGCCCAGGCCGTGCCGTGGCTGAAGCGTTTCTACTTCGGCGAGGGCACCGGAGCGGGCGGCGCGGCGGAGGCCGGCAACGGCGACGGCGACCACCTCGGCGGCCTGAAGGAACTGGTCACCGACCTCGGCGCGATCGACGCGCGGGAGATCTCCTCGTTCCCGGTCGGCAACGACATCGTCCTGCGCGTCGGCCGCTACGGCCCGTACATCGAGCGCGGCGAGAAGGACGGCGAGGGCCACCAGCGCGCCGACGTCCCCACCGACCTCGCGCCGGACGAGCTGTCCGTCGAGTACGCCGAGGAGCTGCTGGCCAAGCCGAGCGGCGAGTTCGAGCTGGGCACCGACCCGGCGACCGGTCACCAGATCGTCGCCAAGGACGGCCGCTACGGCCCGTACGTGACCGAGATCCTCCCCGAGGGCACCCCGAAGACCGGCAAGAACGCGGTGAAGCCGCGCACGGCCTCCCTCTTCAAGTCGATGTCCCTGGACACGGTGACCCTGGAGGACGCGCTCAAGCTGATGTCGCTGCCGCGCGTCGTCGGCACCGACGCCGAGGGCGTGGAGATCACCGCCCAGAACGGCCGCTACGGCCCGTACCTGAAGAAGGGCACGGACTCGCGGTCCCTGGAGAGCGAGGACCAGCTCTTCACGATCACGCTGGAGGAAGCGCTCGCGATCTACGCGCAGCCGAAGGTGCGGGGCCGCGCCGCCGCCAAGCCCCCGCTGAAGGAGCTGGGCAACGACCCGGTCAGCGAGCGCCCCGTCGTCGTCAAGGACGGCCGTTTCGGCCCGTACGTCACCGACGGCGAGACGAACGCGACCCTCCGCAGCGGCGACAGCGTGGAGACGATCACGCCGGAGCGCGGCTTCGAGCTGCTGGCCGAGAAGCGGGCGAAGGGCCCGGCCAAGAAGACCGCCAAGAAGGCGGTCAAGAAGGCCCCGGCCAAGAAGACCGCGGCGAAGAAGACGACGGCCGCGAAGACGACCACCGCCAAGAAGACGGCCGCGAAGAAGACGACGGCCACCGCGCGGGCGGCGTCGGAGGAGTAG
- a CDS encoding ATP-binding protein, whose amino-acid sequence MATVELRFSAQPEHVRTARLVAAAVARRAGVDEAVLDEVRLAVGEACSRAVGLHRSNGVTAPVRVVLTEEEKAFSIEVGDEVPGAGVAAADAAGVPGARSSAPAEDFDDAEGEDRMGLAVISGLVDDVQVSAGEHGGVIRMSWPTTGSFELS is encoded by the coding sequence ATGGCCACCGTTGAACTCCGCTTCAGCGCTCAGCCCGAGCACGTCAGGACGGCCCGCCTGGTGGCGGCCGCGGTGGCGCGCCGCGCCGGTGTCGACGAGGCGGTGCTGGACGAGGTCAGGCTCGCCGTGGGTGAGGCATGCTCGCGCGCCGTGGGACTGCACCGCAGCAACGGGGTCACCGCTCCGGTGCGGGTGGTGCTGACCGAGGAGGAGAAGGCGTTTTCCATCGAGGTCGGCGACGAGGTGCCGGGTGCGGGGGTCGCCGCGGCGGACGCCGCCGGCGTGCCGGGCGCGCGCAGCAGCGCACCGGCCGAGGACTTCGACGACGCGGAGGGCGAGGACCGGATGGGCCTCGCGGTGATCAGCGGGCTCGTCGACGACGTCCAGGTGTCCGCGGGCGAGCACGGTGGCGTCATCCGGATGAGCTGGCCGACGACCGGCTCCTTCGAACTTTCCTGA